Below is a genomic region from Daphnia pulicaria isolate SC F1-1A chromosome 10, SC_F0-13Bv2, whole genome shotgun sequence.
GTCAGCCGGACACTGCGGCGGCGGGGGATTGCGGCCGAGACGTGCCTGAAATGTGCACTCGCCACAATGCCGTCTATCACATTTTTCACTATTTGACGGACGCGGAATTTTTAGTGGGCGGCCAGCCGCATTTGCGCTACGCCGCCGTCTTCCTGCCGACGGCCCGCAGCACGGCCCTTTTGCCCTTTTTCCATTGGCTCAGCAACTCGGCTGCTGGCCGCGACGGAGTTGGAGTCTGGCCGCTGGCCGACAACTGGACGCAAGTCGTGGCCATGGACTTTGGCTTGAAGGAGGCCCTTTTCAACGAGTACGTCATCCGCGACGTCCTCTACCTCAGCGTCGGCGCCGTCCTGGTCTGCACCTGCATGTGGTGGTACACGGCCTCGCTGTTTCTCACCTTGATGGCCATCGTCTCGGTCGTCCTCTCGCTGGCCGTCGCCTATTTCGTCTACACGTTCGTCTTTGAATTGGATTTCTTCCCCTTTATGAACCTCCTGGCCGCCGTCATTGTCGTCGGCATAGGAGCAGACGACGTCTTTGTCTACGTCCAGGTACTTGTaaccattttgaattttgatgaaTTGGCCAATTGACTTGAcagtttgtctttttttttaaattgaaaggtCTGGCGCTGCGTCAAGCTGGACAAGGATGGAACCACCCTGGCCAAATTGGTGATGGACACTCTAAGTCACGCCGGACTGTCGATGCTGGTGACGTCGCTGACGACGGCGGCggctttcttctcttctttcatcTGCCCAGTGACGGCCATCCGTTGTTTCAGCCTTTTTGCCGGACTGACGATCACGatccattttctctttatgCTCTCCTGGCTGCCGGCCTCGGTCCTCTTGGCCGAGAAATACTTTTCCGCGCCCGTTTGTCGCCACCCCGGCACAGCCaacgccgccaccgccgctgcCGTCGCCAGTAGACGGCCCGTTTTTGTCCTCCATCCGTTTCGCAGCTGCTGGCGCACCACTAGCGATCTGGGCCGCATCACGTTCGACAAGATTCTGCCCTGCATCGTCGTCAAGTTGCGATGTGCGTAATATAAATTTAACTGATTTAATCCAACTgtaattttcatcattttgagTTATTCATTTTGCAGATTTCTGGATTGTCGTTTTGGGCGGATTGGCCGTCGCTGCTGGTGTCGTCGTCTTCCATTACCCGAAATTGGAATTACCAGACACGAAGGAATTTCAATTATTCTCATCCAACCATCCGTTTGAACGGTGAGGCAGAGCCAAACAAAACTTTTGTACCCGTTGGcaaatttattcaatttctttatttatccTAATCCTATTTCTAAACAGATACGATTTGGAATTCAAAAACGAATTTTGGTTCGAGCGCTCGCAACGGGCCGAATTGCTGGCCAAACTGCCGCTGCGCTTCGTGTGGGGCGTAGTCGACGAGGACAATGGCAACTCACTGGACCCGTCGTCCAAGGGCTCGCTGGTTCTCGATCCTGCCTTCAACATGGCCGCTCCCGAGTCGCAGGAGTGGCTCTCGCACTTTTGCAAGGACATCCGCGACCAGCCCTTTTTCCAGCCGACGCTCGGCCCGCTCCTGCCCAACTGCTTCATCGAAACTTTCCAATCTTGGATGGACAGGCGTTGCGAGGTGATTGCTGCTCTGCTGCTCTTTCATTAGCTgataacaaaccaaaaaatgggaCTCTGGGATAAGCCCCGCCCTCCCTTGGCCCTTGACAGCaagataaaaaacaattggaaGGGACTGGTGGGGGGAAAtccaaaatgtcaaaaaaggaaaaagttttttcccgttttcatttcggcccagcccagcccagcccctGAACAAAAGGATCCCGTACAAGCCCGTCGGGAAACTTGAGGCCAATCGATAATCATCTTCTCGTCTCTGCTACTGCTGCCAGGAACAGAACAGGGAGAGGAGGGGGTACAGTGTACTTTCGACCCGCGTCAACTTTGAACCACGTAGGCCGGGAGAGTTGCAAAGTCCACAAGAATGAACCCCTCCACCCTCAATTCGTGGGCAAGGgggtttctcttttattctcaCAAGTTGCCATGGAAATCCGCGCTGGCAATCGGGCAAAAGGCCGAAAAAGTTCCCCGAACGAACCGGCAATGAAACATTTCTACCATGCCCAGGGAGAGAGGATAACTCTATAGCCACACCCAAGTTTTAGCCGCTAGTCTCCTTGTAATCAAACTGATTAATACTCACGTCTTCCaacttttgacttttctcttccgtcagGATTCGGTGGATGGCAAGAACAGGACGCCGTGCTGCGAAGTCTCGACATTCCCCTACAGCGAGCACGTCTTTAACCAGTGCATCGTCCTGGCCGTCAAGGATCTCTACGAAACGCCGGCCCAGTTTTTCCTGCCCGGAGTGGCCGGGCCGAGATTCTCCAAATCGACGCAGCGACTGgacgccgtcgtcgtcgaatACGACAGCAACGTCACTTTCTCGCTCTCCTACACGGAAATGGACGCCTTCCGTCGCCAAGTTGACGACTGGATGGAAGCCCAGCTGGCCTCGGCTCCGCCTGGTATGAAGGGCGGCTGGTTCACCAGCGATTTGGCCTTTTACGACGTCCAGCGCAGCTTATCGGCCGGCACCGTTCACGCCATCGCGCTGGCCATGGCCATCGCCCTGGTCGTTTTGATTGGCGCCACCGGCAACCTGTGGCTGAGTTGCCTGTCGGTCGTTTGTTTGACGAGCGTCGTCCTGGTCTCAGTCGCCGTCCTCGTCCTCCTCGGCTGGAAATTGAACATTCTCGAATCGGTTTCCGTCAGCCTGGCCGTCGGCCTCTCGGTCGATTTCACGCTCCACTACGCCGTCGGCTACCGGCTCAGCGGCCAGGAGACGGACAGGGAGTCGGCCGTCGTCTTCTCACTGACGCGGATGAGCAGTCCCATCGCCATGGCGGCCGTGACGACGCTGTCGGCCGGAGCGGCcgtgctgccatctagcgtCATCGCCTACCAGCAGATTGGCacttttgtcgtcgtcgtcatggtGACGTCGTGGATCTACTCGACGCTCTTCCTCCCGTCGCTCCTCAGAGTCTGTGGACCGCAGAACGGATGCTCCCAAATTCCCTCGTCCTCCTGTCTAGGCtctggctgctgttgctgctgctgcccagccGGTCCGACCCAGCACGTCGATAAAACCGTTTACAGTTACGGACTGTCCGAGTCGACCCTGTCCACGTCCAGCACCTCCTGTCCCAATCCCAATTCCAACATTTCCACTGTCCATTGCGAGACTCACGAACTGGAACCTCTCACGTCCAGCCATCGAGTCAAAGCCGTTCGCTCGGTTGGCAACAACCGACCACGATCCGGAAGCCTAGTGGCCGCCAACGACCATCACTCCAGCGGGTctaccactgctgctgctccggcATCCGCCGCCGTCACGTTGATTCAAAACGGGCGGAAAATGAGGAAGATTAGCCTGCCCAGCACGACGGCCCTGCTGGTGGCCGAAGCACATGACCACCACCGCGAGCCCCAAGTCGTTTGCATAGAAACTCTCAACTCGGACATGTGGGCGGCGTGAACTAACGTCgtgaatatttaatttcaatatttatttcaatgaaactccgtgttgttgtttttttcaaaaaaattatcctgggttttgtttgtatttttcaatCCAGCGCTTTGATATTATTGTTGACGtgtgaaattgaaaagaatcGATGGAAGGGCTGACACTGTTATAAATAGTGCTGCATTCACTCGTGCTGGTGGTGTTGATCTCAAATACACACAAACTCATTTGACTTGTTATTACCCAGTGATTCAGTCGGGTCGGCTCTCTGCTTTCTTAatatgccccccccccccctccactaTTTTTAGGAGCCGGCCAttaacggggggggggggggatgatgGTCATTTGATTCCGGAATTTAGGTCGACACGTGCAAAGACTTTGGTACTACAACCAACCACATTTTCCCCATCCAAAAGGCGtccggaatttttattttgtctttcatattttttcagcTGGAAGAGACCTTCGTCCCCCCTCCCCTTTTATTACAGCCCCACATATACGTAGTGTAcgtatgcgtgtgtgtgtatatcctTTGATATTTATCTTTAATGTTTATTGCTCCCGGGGGGAAGGTGCTCTGTGTATTGTGGGGGAGGTGGTGGTGAAGGATCAAGGGCAATCATCTCACCCACATGTTGTGTAATCGGTTGTAAAGTGAATCACAATCATGTGCTGCTGCGGTTGGTATaggagagagacgagagaaagaaCAAACGGCCAGTTTTCACGAGTGAACGGCGTGATCGACCACAAGTCCGCGCTCCCGGACTTTTTTAATGAGCCGGCAAGTGATGGACGCGTGTGGTCCACAATGCAACAGTTACATTTCCCCTTATTTCAAACGAcgggagagaagagaagacaaaaaaccttttgaaaaatattattagtaaaaacaaacgaaagaagaagaagataaaaataaatgaatttaatttatttaagaaaatggaaaagcgGATAGACGAGCGCGTGCGCGCTGAGCTGACTGGCCGCCAGAGATACAAAACAAGAGAGGCAACAGTGGGAATATCTTTGTGACATTTTTAGGAGCCAATGGGATCGATTGAAACGACACCACGCCTCTGCTCTAGTGCTCTAGTCCCCCCATCTCTGCCCATATGTGACGACGATCATCGCCTCGAGTGACAACTGCTCGCATTTGACAAGTCGACGACTGGCGCTGGCAGCAGCGCACGAGGATCCAAGTCAGGCCAGGCTAGTCTCTCTGCCGACGACAACGTGCCAACAAGtccctttctttcttccttgtcTCCCAGTCCAGCAACTCCCCTCAGAAAAAAGTTCTTGACAACCTCGTTCCTTTTAAgacttgatttcaattttgacaGATATAAATCGAGACGGTTTGATCGTTTATTATATTctgacggaagaagaaaaagcgaaagttgtttttcattgtccaaaaaagacaagacaataattaaataagaaaaaagaaaaaaaggatcttTAACCGTTTTAAATCTGGCGGCCTCCGTGATCACTAGTTCCGTCGTGTGTTACCGGGCTGCTCTCCACCGGCGCCGGTCGTCGACTGCCTCCatcgccgccgccgcagcgTCGGCTGCCACCGGTGGCTGCATCAGCAACCAGACCGGGCCAGGACCCAGGGACTGGTGCATCCTTTCGTTCAACTACCGTCGTCCCATTATTATGTGTTCGTCATCTGACGTCGTCCCGCCACCACCCACCACAACCAACACCAACCGACGCCTCAACCGACGCAGTCCCAgccccaccagcagcagcaactcctCGTCTACAGAGTCCAGGACAATTGGCAGCAGTGGGTTGGCCGTCAAGTCGCCCAGCAACAGTCTCAAGTCGATTGGAGGAGGACTGGACCATAACATTTCATTGTCCAGCAAGAACTCGTTGGAGAGCATCTCTGGCCATCGTCGTCGTGTGGCTGCCACCGCCAACCCCTCGCCCGTTCAGAGTCTCGAATCGCTCCAGCAATGCGATGACAACGACAATTTCGTCTCAAATAGCCCACGacacagcaacagcagttCCAGCTCCAGTTCCAGCTCCAATTCCACCAGCACTCACTTTAAATGTCGCAAAGCCttaggtattttattttattatttaaaaattttaataatataaGAATTGATGTCGAAATTATATAATACGCCATGGCCTTCGAATGTCTCATTTCTTTGTCTCTACCTGTctggtcttttttcttttactttaccCTCccctttgatttattttctcccGGGGGCTTCCTTTTATTTCTACCTGAACTTGCCGTGATGTCATATCGGCgtaatcttttcctttttttaaaacccacttataatttttctattttttaaaattaattcaggAACGCGACAAGGAGAAGTGCAAGCGATTCGGACCAAATATCCATCAAAGATTCCAGTAAGTGATAATCAAactttaatttcttattttgcttTTACATTGATGtgagagaataagaaaaagcttCCGGGAAATGATGGATAATATTATTTAGTTGAAAATCCAACGATCGCTTCTGTCTTGTACGTCTGGGCCGTTTCCCGACTGAGTTGGGGCTGACCTCATTCATGAGATTGACACTGTTGTTTTATGTGATCAGAGGGGCGATGTTATATTTTGAAGGGGGGATTATTCTATTATTCATTTCTTCCACGGAAATTTTGGTGTCTCTTCTGAAAAATTCGATCCATTCAACAACATGGATCATCATAGTCATCGTGTGTTATTGATCTCagaatgattattattttcctattttccgtTTGGCTGGCCCACCTAAGTCTCATCTTTGATTCTCCCAGTTCAACCTAAATGTCTTAACAACTTTAATTTGTTTCGACAGGTGATTGTCGAGCGTTTCGATCAGGAGCTGTCGCTGCCTCACCTGCAAAAGAGCAAATTCCTCGTGCCGCAGGAGCTGAGCATGTCGCAACTCATCACAGTTGTTCGGTAATTCTATTTGTTTGCAACAACTAAATCAAAAACTGATTTTATCCTATGTTGTCCTGTTGTTGGTCATCCGCTTAGCAACCGACTGCGACTCTCTTCGACGCAGGCCATTTTCCTGATCGTCAACAACCGGAGCATGGCGTCACTCTCCAAGACGGTGCACGAAGTCTACCGCGAATATCACGATCCCGATGGATTCCTCTACCTCTCGTATGCGTCACAAGAGGCTTTCGGCTCCGACTCGGTGACGTGACCAGGTGACTCATCATTTTCATTCTCTCagattaatgaaaaaaacgacATTAATGACAACTTTGGCTTGGGGAAATGACTCCCACGAGCCATCCAGCCCGGCACCCGTTTTGTATGTCCATTCTCGAGAAAAACGATTAGCTGTTATTACTATTTGAGCCTGTAGCTACGTAGGACAAGGTCGATTAGGGACTCTGGCTATATCTATATTTATCATTCTTTCTCCTTTCAACAGAAATCGACCAAGAGTTTTGGGACAGTTACTGGTGGTTGCCCAGCAGTATAGCCAAGACGAACAAGGGCGggatgttggttggttggttggttggttggagGGGAACCTTATCGCTCTTCGCCTATTTCGAGAATGGTCTGTCGATTGGCTTGGGAAAACGGTTGAAAGGTCATCGACTGTATGTGCTCTCTGCTGACCAAAATTTTGGGTATACGCATCACTAaatgtgtctgtgtgtctgcCTTGCTGTTGTTTGCTCAATCTATAATGGGCTCAGCACAGCGAAATGGACGGCAAAATGTCTTGACAACTGCAAACAGACACGTgtcgcatctttttttttcggggtttcTCAGTATATAGACGACGTCATCCATCTTCCACTTATTTCTTTTCGCCCGACCAACAAGATAATGGCAATTACATTTCGCAGTCGACTCTGAATAACTCTCAGCGCGCACATTTTGCCCAGAAAATGCTGTTGACTTTTGATAACATCACTAAGCTAGTCGAAGAAAAGGGGGGCTGGTAGAGAAGACCTGCTGCACccaagagagagggggggggggtctagTTTATCAGCGAACAAATCTGTTTGTTCTCCAAATTCAAAAGGCATACCTCTtgttccaattttttaaattcctttcCCAACTTTAATCTTCTCTtttatgaattaaaatttatgaaaGGAACTTAAGTAAACTTTGACAACTGACGTGTTATCTTTGGCTATAATCTTTCAGCTTTTTCatgatttcttatttttctcttttattattcACAGGTGAATAAATATGGATAGTCGGCGCGCAGTggcgttttaaatttttaatcctCGACGGAATCAAGTCTCATCGTCCTCCGCATTCGTCACCGATGGATGCTCATTGTAGTAGCACTTTGTTTGCAAACTGGAATGGAGTGATTATAAAAGGCCCTAAATTGAGACTTTCGTCGCGTATAGTTTTCACCACTTTTGTCTTTCTTCTAGAATCAAATTAATTAGTCTCCCCCATCATGTGTAACGTGTCTACTCGTATAATTCCGTGTTCTATGTGTCTCAAAAGATTCTCTAGCATCTCTGTGATTCATGCGGCGCTCTGTGCCGGGTCTGTTTTCCGCCGATTACTCCGAGCTCTGAGAAAATTCAACGGAAATCCCGCTCAAGTGTTGCTGGTATAATTataatttgattctttttaccCCCCTATCAAAATCATCCAGTTGAAAGTCAAATTGAGGTGAGAGAgaatatcatcatcatcatccgatTCATCGCGACTATGTATGGCAAATCCAAAACTCTCtaccttatatttttttagttttttctttcccccttagCGCCGGACTTTCTATGATGACAAAGTATTTTACTATATTACGtgtgtttcatttttccatGGATTCTCATTTTGTAATAACTGGGtcaccaatttttattttattccttattCACTGGTCGGGATTCGTTCAAGACAGACAGTCCTTATAtcgtaaggttttttttttttttcaaataaaatgttttttattactgaataAATGAATCGGAGATTTTGACTTGTTACATGTGTCCTTCAAACTTcattcttccatttttccGAATCTTATCAGGAAGAATTCCGGGAACGCGCTGATAGCGCTGAAGGTGTCAGCCAATCAATAAAATATCAGATGTCAATACAAAACCATTTGCGCCTATTTTTAGGAAATTATTGCGATAAAATCCATGAGACAGTGACGAAGAAACGGAAGACAGTGCTCACTCCCtagaggaagaaaaacaaaaattcagtgAATCCTACGTATGTCAAAATTATATTTCCTACTTTCTAATAAATCAGAGACATTCGTTTTCAAATTCCGATTTACGTATTTTCTAGAGCaaacttttcaaattcccGCGTAGAGCGCATTGGCAAGAAATACTACAAGTACAATTGGCAATGTTGAATGTTGTCAGTCTCTCTGATGTCGTCTGAACTTGGTGACAAATTATTTTGAGTTTTGAGTTGTGAGCTTCTGACCACGTGAAATACTGGAATCGTTTTCCTGATAGCTTTTCAGCCACTATTATTTAATTTGTCTTATCCTTTTGCTGCCAAAACTATTGTTGCTAATTAGACATAACCAGTTAAACACAAAATTTGTCCATTTTACCAAACTTCCTTCGGGGTCGCCAtaattcgtcatcgtcatcgtcatcgtctttTAGGGACTAAACTGCGGAATGTGTTGTGGAAATCATGAATCGGCCACCAGAGGGAGCCGCTTGACTTCTACTTGGCATTTCGAATAACCACTACAGTTTTTTGTGGTTCGAACATGGTAGTACAAATATCTTTGAATGTCTAGCTCTAGCGTAATGCTAATGCAATTGGTGTAATGCATAAAATACTTAAAACTATATATTGACATTATGACTTATGAATGCGATGATGTGATCCGTTCAAGATAAAATACGTGGTGCTTAgttattatattttcatgtCACCTCTGGAAAATTATCTGTCTTTAATTT
It encodes:
- the LOC124314623 gene encoding protein dispatched homolog 1-like isoform X2, coding for MSSTWGSVRTRSNSLDQDGHRESSSNQAKANQVWPSPQTNKWQTKAATASGAAGQQVQQHPFEVLRGLESGGGSKDGQPANHSHFQWGESVTRSPAHPIRHKPMWSQLQQLGTAGLLRSDEDDRDDDDEEEENEKETDQQMTKVGHPSHNRFYFCDQPHGEYAHVIFAAAGQSPGAATNRSLWNVESIQSMCRLDELMRSSPLFPAICQQPAHQHQPATGQPQLQQQQCCPSWTLGHYVALMRNRSTCADLDANDVTAAFNILQACSRHYHGLQLSPNCDAIVQEGYSSQPDTAAAGDCGRDVPEMCTRHNAVYHIFHYLTDAEFLVGGQPHLRYAAVFLPTARSTALLPFFHWLSNSAAGRDGVGVWPLADNWTQVVAMDFGLKEALFNEYVIRDVLYLSVGAVLVCTCMWWYTASLFLTLMAIVSVVLSLAVAYFVYTFVFELDFFPFMNLLAAVIVVGIGADDVFVYVQVWRCVKLDKDGTTLAKLVMDTLSHAGLSMLVTSLTTAAAFFSSFICPVTAIRCFSLFAGLTITIHFLFMLSWLPASVLLAEKYFSAPVCRHPGTANAATAAAVASRRPVFVLHPFRSCWRTTSDLGRITFDKILPCIVVKLRYFWIVVLGGLAVAAGVVVFHYPKLELPDTKEFQLFSSNHPFERYDLEFKNEFWFERSQRAELLAKLPLRFVWGVVDEDNGNSLDPSSKGSLVLDPAFNMAAPESQEWLSHFCKDIRDQPFFQPTLGPLLPNCFIETFQSWMDRRCEDSVDGKNRTPCCEVSTFPYSEHVFNQCIVLAVKDLYETPAQFFLPGVAGPRFSKSTQRLDAVVVEYDSNVTFSLSYTEMDAFRRQVDDWMEAQLASAPPGMKGGWFTSDLAFYDVQRSLSAGTVHAIALAMAIALVVLIGATGNLWLSCLSVVCLTSVVLVSVAVLVLLGWKLNILESVSVSLAVGLSVDFTLHYAVGYRLSGQETDRESAVVFSLTRMSSPIAMAAVTTLSAGAAVLPSSVIAYQQIGTFVVVVMVTSWIYSTLFLPSLLRVCGPQNGCSQIPSSSCLGSGCCCCCCPAGPTQHVDKTVYSYGLSESTLSTSSTSCPNPNSNISTVHCETHELEPLTSSHRVKAVRSVGNNRPRSGSLVAANDHHSSGSTTAAAPASAAVTLIQNGRKMRKISLPSTTALLVAEAHDHHREPQVVCIETLNSDMWAA
- the LOC124314794 gene encoding protein MTL1-like, producing MCSSSDVVPPPPTTTNTNRRLNRRSPSPTSSSNSSSTESRTIGSSGLAVKSPSNSLKSIGGGLDHNISLSSKNSLESISGHRRRVAATANPSPVQSLESLQQCDDNDNFVSNSPRHSNSSSSSSSSSNSTSTHFKCRKALGTRQGEVQAIRTKYPSKIPVIVERFDQELSLPHLQKSKFLVPQELSMSQLITVVRNRLRLSSTQAIFLIVNNRSMASLSKTVHEVYREYHDPDGFLYLSYASQEAFGSDSVT
- the LOC124314623 gene encoding protein dispatched homolog 1-like isoform X1, with the translated sequence MSIMNCYGRILSAYPAAVVSAVATLSVACLIVVFTLHSLPDFSDPQLGFECRGTALSRRAVAWENLLRASQPAGPLSTNPLESTVAAGTSAVSSLKSNDTPRKKKKKQKTKWQQSERINGSDSTSSVSSAMSSTWGSVRTRSNSLDQDGHRESSSNQAKANQVWPSPQTNKWQTKAATASGAAGQQVQQHPFEVLRGLESGGGSKDGQPANHSHFQWGESVTRSPAHPIRHKPMWSQLQQLGTAGLLRSDEDDRDDDDEEEENEKETDQQMTKVGHPSHNRFYFCDQPHGEYAHVIFAAAGQSPGAATNRSLWNVESIQSMCRLDELMRSSPLFPAICQQPAHQHQPATGQPQLQQQQCCPSWTLGHYVALMRNRSTCADLDANDVTAAFNILQACSRHYHGLQLSPNCDAIVQEGYSSQPDTAAAGDCGRDVPEMCTRHNAVYHIFHYLTDAEFLVGGQPHLRYAAVFLPTARSTALLPFFHWLSNSAAGRDGVGVWPLADNWTQVVAMDFGLKEALFNEYVIRDVLYLSVGAVLVCTCMWWYTASLFLTLMAIVSVVLSLAVAYFVYTFVFELDFFPFMNLLAAVIVVGIGADDVFVYVQVWRCVKLDKDGTTLAKLVMDTLSHAGLSMLVTSLTTAAAFFSSFICPVTAIRCFSLFAGLTITIHFLFMLSWLPASVLLAEKYFSAPVCRHPGTANAATAAAVASRRPVFVLHPFRSCWRTTSDLGRITFDKILPCIVVKLRYFWIVVLGGLAVAAGVVVFHYPKLELPDTKEFQLFSSNHPFERYDLEFKNEFWFERSQRAELLAKLPLRFVWGVVDEDNGNSLDPSSKGSLVLDPAFNMAAPESQEWLSHFCKDIRDQPFFQPTLGPLLPNCFIETFQSWMDRRCEDSVDGKNRTPCCEVSTFPYSEHVFNQCIVLAVKDLYETPAQFFLPGVAGPRFSKSTQRLDAVVVEYDSNVTFSLSYTEMDAFRRQVDDWMEAQLASAPPGMKGGWFTSDLAFYDVQRSLSAGTVHAIALAMAIALVVLIGATGNLWLSCLSVVCLTSVVLVSVAVLVLLGWKLNILESVSVSLAVGLSVDFTLHYAVGYRLSGQETDRESAVVFSLTRMSSPIAMAAVTTLSAGAAVLPSSVIAYQQIGTFVVVVMVTSWIYSTLFLPSLLRVCGPQNGCSQIPSSSCLGSGCCCCCCPAGPTQHVDKTVYSYGLSESTLSTSSTSCPNPNSNISTVHCETHELEPLTSSHRVKAVRSVGNNRPRSGSLVAANDHHSSGSTTAAAPASAAVTLIQNGRKMRKISLPSTTALLVAEAHDHHREPQVVCIETLNSDMWAA